The following coding sequences lie in one Stigmatopora argus isolate UIUO_Sarg chromosome 5, RoL_Sarg_1.0, whole genome shotgun sequence genomic window:
- the atp6v0a2b gene encoding V-type proton ATPase 116 kDa subunit a codes for MGSLLRGEEMCLAQLFLQSGSAYDCIGDLGELGIVEFRDLNPSVNAFQRKYVSEIKRCEEMERILGYLLREIKKADISLPEVDVNPATPLPKHVMGIMEQLQRLEVELSEVMRNKERLQKNLLELIEYTHMLRITCNFVQRSAEREQVQVTYEEFPFLEKDTVMDYNSMQRLGAKLGFISGLIQRAKIEAFERMLWRVCKGFTILSYAEVEDYLEDPDTGEPTKNVVFLISYWGEQIGHKVKKICDCYHCHVYPYPSSNEERNNVVQGLNTRIQDLNTVLHRTEDYLKQVLLKASESVYTWVMQVKKMKAVYYILNQCSFDVTNKCLIAEVWCPVDELPTLRRALEDGSRKSGSTVPSFVNRIPTNETPPTLMRSNKFTVGFQNIVDAYGVGTYREVNPAPFTIITFPFLFAVMFGDMGHGLLMAAFAFWMVLCENNRKLKNTRNEIWNTFFEGRYIILMMGLFSVYTGLIYNDCFSKSINIFGSGWSVKAMFTAKAWNGTDVKRNRFLSLDPNVTGVFSGPYPIGIDPIWNLAMNRLTFLNSYKMKMSVILGIIHMSFGVILSTLNHLHFRRKYNLYLVFLPEILFLLCLFGYLVFMILYKWLFFSAKNSRQAPSILIHFINMFLMQGDSVQLLFPGQIGLQRFLVVIAVLSVPALLLGKPLYLYWLHNGSHQLKMYRGYERVRHNSEEELFLLRTHDIEEGSNHADLSSSGEQHPEKFDLGDEFLHQAIHTIEYCLGCISNTASYLRLWALSLAHAQLSEVLWAMVMRVGLRMESMLGVLFLVPVFGIFAVLTVSILLVMEGLSAFLHALRLHWVEFQNKFYSGTGVKFCPFSFSLLPSNFEQEGLL; via the exons ATGGGCTCTCTGTTGCGGGGTGAAGAAATGTGTTTGGCCCAACTATTTCTCCAGTCCGGGTCCGCCTACGACTGCATCGGTGATCTTGGAGAACTGGGGATAGTGGAATTTAGGGAT CTCAATCCCAGTGTTAATGCATTCCAACGAAAATATGTAAGTGAAATCAAAAGGTGTGAAGAGATGGAGAGGATCCTTG GATACCTGCTGAGGGAAATTAAGAAAGCTGACATTTCATTGCCAGAGGTTGATGTCAATCCAGCGACTCCTTTACCGAAGCATGTGATGGGTATCATG GAGCAACTACAAAGACTGGAAGTAGAGTTAAGTGAAGTCATGAGGAATAAAGAAAGACTGCAGAAGAATCTATTGGAGCTTATAGAATACACACACATGCTGCGCATCACTTGTAATTTTGTGCAGAGAAGTGCTGAG AGAGAGCAGGTGCAAGTCACATATGAGGAGTTTCCTTTCTTAGAAAAAGACACAGTGATGGATTACAACAGCATGCAGAGGCTGGGAGccaaactggg TTTTATTTCTGGGCTCATCCAGAGGGCAAAGATCGAAGCGTTTGAGCGTATGCTGTGGCGAGTGTGTAAAGGCTTCACCATTCTCAGTTATGCTGAAGTCGAGGACTATCTTGAAGATCCTGACACT GGCGAGCCCACCAAAAATGTTGTGTTCTTGATCTCATACTGGGGAGAACAGATTGGCCATAAAGTCAAGAAGATTTGTGACTG TTACCACTGCCATGTGTATCCCTATCCTAGTAGCAATGAGGAGAGGAACAACGTTGTCCAAGGATTAAATACACGCATTCAAGACCTGAACACT GTACTTCATAGAACTGAAGATTACTTGAAGCAGGTCCTGCTAAAGGCCTCCGAATCAGTCTACACATGGGTCATGCAGGTCAAAAAGATGAAAGCGGTCTACTACATTCTCAACCAGTGTAGTTTTGATGTCACCAACAAGTGTCTGATTGCTGAAGTTTGGTGTCCTGTCGATGAGCTTCCCACCCTCAGAAGAGCACTCGAAGATGGATCG AGAAAAAGTGGATCAACAGTTCCTTCCTTTGTTAATCGCATTCCTACAAATGAAACTCCACCAACCCTGATGAGGTCCAATAAGTTCACTGTTGGCTTCCAGAACATAGTAGATGCTTATGGAGTGGGGACATACAGGGAAGTAAATCCTG CTCCTTTTACAATCATTACGTTCCCCTTTCTGTTTGCTGTAATGTTTGGAGACATGGGTCATGGTCTTCTTATGGCTGCCTTTGCTTTTTGGATGGTGTTGTGTGAGAACAACCGCAAGCTCAAGAATACCAGGAATGAG ATCTGGAACACGTTTTTTGAGGGTCGTTACATCATCCTAATGATGGGCCTCTTCTCTGTTTACACTGGCTTGATATACAACGATTGCTTCTCCAAATCTATTAACATCTTCGGTTCAGGATGGAGTGTCAAAGCCATGTTTACAGCAAAGGCATGGAA TGGCACAGATGTCAAAAGGAATCGCTTTCTTTCTCTGGATCCAAATGTCACTGGAGTGTTCAGTGGACCATATCCCATTGGAATTGACCCA ATCTGGAACTTGGCAATGAACCGTCTTACATTTCTAAACTcctataaaatgaaaatgtcagtcATATTGGGAATAATTCACATGAGCTTTGGGGTAATCCTCAGCACTTTGAATCACTT gcacTTCAGGAGGAAGTACAATCTGTACTTGGTCTTTCTCCCTGAGATCCTGTTCCTGCTGTGCCTCTTTGGATACCTGGTGTTTATGATACTTTACAAGTGGCTCTTCTTCTCTGCCAAAAACTCCCGGCAGGCTCCTAGCATCCTCATTCATTTCATCAACATGTTCCTCATGCAAGGTGACTCAGTTCAGCTCCTCTTCCCTGGACAG ATCGGCTTGCAGAGGTTTCTGGTAGTCATTGCTGTGCTCTCAGTTCCTGCCTTGCTCCTTGGGAAGCCACTCTACCTATATTGGCTTCATAATGGAAGCCATCAGCTGAAAATGTACAGg GGTTACGAGCGTGTACGTCACAATAGTGAAGAGGAGCTCTTCCTTTTGCGGACTCATGACATTGAAGAGGGTAGCAATCACGCTGACCTTTCCTCTAGCGGAGAGCAGCACCCAGAGAAG TTTGACTTAGGAGATGAGTTTCTACACCAGGCCATTCACACTATCGAGTACTGCTTGGGGTGCATTTCCAATACGGCTTCATACCTCAGGCTCTGGGCTCTGAGTCTTGCACATGCTC AGCTATCTGAGGTTCTGTGGGCCATGGTGATGCGAGTGGGACTACGAATGGAATCAATGCTTGGGGTTCTATTCTTGGTGCCAGTGTTTGGCATATTTGCCGTTCTCACCGTGTCCATCTTGCTGGTAATGGAGGGCTTGTCTGCTTTCCTGCATGCCCTTCGACTGCACTG GGTGGAGTTTCAGAATAAATTCTACAGTGGAACAGGTGTAAAGTTTTGTCCCTTTTCATTCTCTCTCCTGCCCTCCAACTTTGAACAGGAAGGATTACTGTGA
- the tctn2 gene encoding tectonic-2 produces the protein MAKVTLSILFFYMVCWAGSSTLVFQPSSIIATGPKITSLLLGNLTEVSLNVRYVFPSNVTGSIGPPSCEPKETQWIVTKELVGTNALRVHLQLNKSLHFCGENETDCCSEPLCVLESLRVSACVNNAVKTSLLIQAKIHAYLRFPFPGSDNQTVIPNQVYEPLGSCPCDLTTGMCDIRCCCDKECSSEVLKLFESHCFPGPFGGQLPPPPDYHCSAKSKGSPVWFPFLCVISPPENNPYLGHFYHGDSIVPKPRPSFQKPLLSPPVFNTYKQGNPIFTLEDQLFTIPQMAIGHCLNKAPVAFLENFSFQCVTVLDSCPNSFPLQTLPSDLSIHVNDGKGGDVTVVVMDEVVKDLSHFLSDTAFGPDIDHVCESVTLALDYTFHWKGNIITNITLRRSIGKLIFKGSVELTTRYSAVFVTRENVEEANSGNPGYQVGKPVIAGIENTQHNFSVQRTSINLWKPVLNGLCLTAKKQPVMFAENSTSGCQLFVSLQNLTQCDLLRDTVGSLQATLVTATYVAKTGNPNSEIEADWVQIQFENSSNALGDGDGSCSGIPSHTHIQIWSFISGMTEGNGQRMIQDIQVRSTLSTWALDCGGGDVCADLTEAQLFPVTSSVTFIDIPIFTGPPKTRFQINFTEYDCDKNDVCWPQLAFPLTKYYTGEPQSQALAKGLILVLVFMAASVLSTPWRQIWQAWNSSL, from the exons ATGGCAAAGGTGACGTTGTCGATCCTATTTTTCTATATGGTTTGCTGGGCCGGTAGCAGCACACTTG TTTTCCAGCCATCATCCATCATTGCAACAGGACCGAAAATCACTTCTCTTTTACTTGGAAACTTAACAGAGGTGTCTTTGAATGTGCGCTATGTGTTTCCATCTAATGTAACAG GAAGCATTGGCCCTCCATCGTGTGAACCCAAAGAAACACAGTGGATTGTCACGAAAGAATTAGTTGGAACG AATGCACTCCGGGTACATTTGCAACTGAATAAAAGTCTGCATTTCTGTGGTGAAAATGAAACAGATTGCTGTTCAGAACCATTGTGTGTCCTGGAGAGCCTACGGGTCTCCGCCTGTGTGAATAACGCAGTTAAGACATCGTTACTGATCCAGGCCAAGATTCATGCTTATTTGAGATTTCCTTTTCCCGGATCGG ACAATCAAACGGTCATCCCAAATCAAGTGTATGAACCTCTGGGCTCCTGTCCTTGTGACCTCACTACTGGAATGTGTGATATTCGCTGCTGCTGTGACAAG gAGTGTTCGAGTGAAGTGTTAAAGCTGTTTGAGTCTCACTGTTTCCCAGGACCTTTTGGTGGGCAACTCCCTCCTCCTCCAGACTATCATTGTTCTGCGAAGAGCAAGGGGTCTCCTGTTTGGTTTCCATTTCTGTGTGTCATCTCTCCACCTGAAAACAACCCATACTTGGGACACTTTTATCATGGAGACTCAAT cGTACCAAAGCCTCGTCCCTCCTTCCAAAAACCTCTTTTGTCTCCACCGGTTTTTAACACTTACAAACAAGGAAACCCCATTTTTACTTTGGAGGATCAATTGTTCACTATTCCACAG ATGGCCATTGGACACTGTCTAAACAAAGCTCCAGTTGCCTTTTTGGAGAATTTTAGTTTCCAATGTGTAACCGTGCTGGATTCTTGTCCAAATTCTTTCCCTTTACAAACACTTCCCTCTGACCTGAGCATTCACGTAAACGATGGGAAAGGGG GTGATGTCACAGTGGTTGTGATGGATGAAGTAGTAAAGGATTTGAGTCATTTTCTTTCAGATACAGCTTTTGGGCCAG ATATAGACCATGTATGTGAAAGTGTGACCTTGGCTTTGGATTACACATTCCATTGGAAAGGAAACATCATCACAAATATCACCCTGAGACGCTCCATtgggaaattaatttttaaaggaAGTG TGGAGTTAACCACAAGGTATTCTGCTGTTTTTGTGACAAGAGAAAATGTGGAAGAGGCCAACTCCGGGAATCCAG GTTATCAGGTAGGAAAACCTGTGATTGCTGGAATTGAGAACACACAACATAATTTCTCCGTGCAGAGGACATCAATCAATCTCTGGAAACCAG TTCTTAACGGGCTGTGTCTCACTGCTAAGAAACAACCAGTTATGTTTGCTGAAAATTCCACATCGGGATGTCAATTGTTTGTCAGCCTACAAAACCTGACCCAGTGTGATCTCCTCAG AGACACTGTTGGTTCCCTGCAGGCAACCTTGGTCACAGCTACATATGTTGCTAAAACTGGAAACCCAAATTCTGAAATAGAAGCAGACTGGGTCCAAATACAAT TTGAAAACTCAAGCAATGCATTGGGAGATGGAGATGGGTCATGCAGTGGAATTCCATCCCATACCCATATTCAAATTTGGAGTTTCATTTCTGGAATGACTGAAGGAAATGGACAAAGGATGATTCAAGACATACAAGTTCG GTCCACGCTATCGACTTGGGCATTGGACTGTGGAGGCGGTGATGTTTGTGCAGATCTCACAGAAGCCCAGTTGTTTCCTGTCACTTCGTCAGTGACCTTTATTGACATTCCAATATTTACTGGACCACCAAAAACCAG GTTCCAGATAAACTTTACTGAGTATGATTGTGACAAAAATGATGTATGCTGGCCTCAGCTGGCCTTCCCCTTGACCAAATATTACACTG gtgagCCTCAATCCCAGGCTTTGGCTAAAGGCCTAATCTTGGTCTTGGTTTTCATGGCAGCTTCAGTTCTTAGTACTCCTTGGAGACAAATCTGGCAGGCTTGGAATAGTTCTCTGTAA